The following nucleotide sequence is from Longimicrobium sp..
CTCCCGTTGTTGCTGCCGCTGAAGGAGTACGTCTCCTGCGCCAGGAAGAGGCCCAGCGAGGTGGCGTTGCTCCCCTGCCGGTTGGAGAAGCGCCGCGGCACCCCCGCCCGGTCCGGCGCCGACCCTCGCCCGTGCGCCACGGTAAAGGGCCCGTCCACCACGCGCAGCTCATCCATGTCGAAGACGTAGCCGCGCGGCGTCCGCGCATCCAGCCCGTAGTCCACGTAGTACAGGTACGGCTTGCGGACGTTGTCCGGGTGCGCCGCCTTGTAGTTGTAGTACGCGCGGAAGGCGAGCCGCAGCGCGTCCGGGTCGCTCTGCCGCCGCACGCGGCTGCGCAGCGCGGTGAGGGCCGCGCGCGTGCGTGCGGTGGTGGTCCCGCTCTCGATGCCGACGCCGGTCAGCACCGCGCGCGCGGCGCTGCGTACCATGCGCGCCCCGGTGGGGAGCGTGTCGGTTGCTTCGATGCGGGGAGCGGCGTTCGGATGGTGCGGCACTGCGGGGGCGTCACCCGCGGAGAGGGTGGCGGCGAGGATCAGCAGGTCGAGACGCATTTCTCTCTGGATGGGGAGCGACGCGCGTGGCGGCGCTCGGGTGGGCCGAGGCGGGGTTCCGCGTACGCCGCACGACGCCGGGGGAGGCGGTCGCGGGCGGTGTATTGGGGGTGTGAACCGAATATGTATTCGGTCGGCGGGGGATGCAAGGGTCTCGTTCGCGGCGGCTGTTCACCGCATTTGCCCTGGGCTCCGCTGGTCTTCTCGGATGCTATAGCCGCTCGT
It contains:
- a CDS encoding murein L,D-transpeptidase catalytic domain family protein; its protein translation is MRLDLLILAATLSAGDAPAVPHHPNAAPRIEATDTLPTGARMVRSAARAVLTGVGIESGTTTARTRAALTALRSRVRRQSDPDALRLAFRAYYNYKAAHPDNVRKPYLYYVDYGLDARTPRGYVFDMDELRVVDGPFTVAHGRGSAPDRAGVPRRFSNRQGSNATSLGLFLAQETYSFSGSNNGSRYRSVGLRLSGLSGAFNSTARQRGVVVHGAPYVTRLRAGRSEGCPALEQSRASWLLPRLANGSLVFLFSPLDRNWMKRDPWAAASST